The DNA window TCGCGTGCGATCTCGGCGAGATTGCCGCGCTGGTGACGCAACGCGCCCATCAGCTCCACAGCCACCCGCTCGACCAGATCGCCCACGGTGTCGTCGGGACCGACGCGGATCCCGAGCGGGACGACGTTGACGAACATCCCACCCGACCGCCGCAGCACCGCAGTCGTCCGCCCCGACACCGGGACATCCACACGAACGTCTCGCCGGCCCGTCATGCGCGAGAGGTAGCAGGCGAACGCAGCGATGATCATCGCAGCGGACGTGCTGCTCGCCCTGCCCTCGGAGTCCTCGAGCCGTCCGGCCGTCCGTTCGTCGAGCGACGTGGTCACGAGCAGATCGCGGGCGACGGCCCCGCCGTCCCGGTCGGACAGACTCACCGGCTCCGCGAGCGTTCGCAACCGCTCGATCCAGTAGGCGCGGTCCGCCTCGAATCGGCTCGACGCCCGGTACCGACAGTCGAGGTCGTACAGGGTGCGCAGGTCGGCCGCCCGGCAGGGTTCCGGTTCGCGCCCGGCCACCGCCGCCGAGTACAGGACCGCGATGCGGTTGACCATCGTCATTGCGGCATACCCGTCCAATGCGACATGGTGAACTCTGCTGTACCACAGATACTTCGCGTCGCCGACCTGCAAGATCGACGACAGCCCCAGCGCGTGCGTGGGGTCCACCGGCGTGGACCGGTCTTCGCGCATCCACGCATCCGCCGCCGCCGCGGGCTCCGGCTCACCACGAAAGTCGATGAACCCCACCGAGTTGTCCAGCGCGGGGTCGACGACCTGCCTGGGCTGCCCGTCGATCTCGATCAACCGGAGGGACGCGCACTGTACTTCGCGTCCCGCCGTCAGAGCCGCCCGGCGGAGGAGATCGAGGTCGAGATCACCTCGGAACTCGACGTACTGAGCGATGCAGTACGGAAGATGGGGAGCCAGTCGCTGCGCGAGCCAGACCTCGTACTGCATCGATGACAACGGAAAAGGTTCCGGGACAGCGATTTCCATCGAAAGGGACTTGCTCGTGGTTGACATCGGCTCCGCCTGCTCGTCCATCGGAGTGCACTTTGTCGTGTCGCGTCGGGCGGCACGTCCGAGGGACGAACCGGTCGACGCGCGAGGATTGCCGACGTGCTCGGCGAGTGCCCGATATCGGACCAGCGATGGGGGCTTCTCGCTCGCACGTGCCGACCGCGCCACCGGGTCCGGGGTGGTGGAAACGACGCATCTGGCGTCGGGGTCACATCGTGACCGGTCTCCCATTTTGCCAGAGCGACCAAACGTGCGCCACCGACCAAAGTGCTTGATGCCGACAGCGCTCGGTGTGGATAGCCTGGAATCGTGGCGCGACGAACGGCCGGAGAGACCCGGACCCCATGAGTGAAGGACAACTGGTCCGGGCGCTCCGAGAAGTGGCGGAGGCCCTCGCTCCGGGCTTCGACACCGTCGATGTACTTCGCATCCTGACCGACCGCACGGTGGAACTGGTGGGGATCGACGCGGCGGGGATCCTCCTCGCCGACGAGCGTGGACGTCTCGAGTCGGTGGCGTGCACCTCCGAGGCGGTGTGCACGCTCGAGAAGTTGGAGCTGGAGGATGCGGGTGGCCCCTGCTACGACTGCTTCACCACGGGACGTCCGCTCGTCAACCTCGCACGCGACACGGCGTCGGCGCGCTGGCCGCGCTTTCAGCACTTGTCGGGAACGGTCGGCTTCGGAGCCGTCCACGCCGTTCCGTTGCAGCTGGGGGACCGGGTGATCGGGTCACTGAACATGTGCTGCATCGCCCCCGGCCGACTCCGCGCGGAGGATGTCGAGACAACCCGCGCACTGGTCCGCATCGCCGCCGTCGGCCTGCTCCACCAGCGCACCGCACGCAGCGCGCAGGAGGAGGCCGCTCAACTACGACACGCACTGACCAGTCGGGTCGTCATCGAGCAGGCCAAGGGGATGCTCGCTCGGGGAGTCGGATGCACCCCGACGGAGGCCTTCGATGTCCTTCGCCGATACGCCGCACCCACGGCCGACCGCTCCACGACGTCGCGGAGGAGGTCGTCGACGGCACGCTGCATCCGCCGACGACTCCCGGCTGAGCGGCACCTACAGGCACCCGTCGGTCCGCGAGCACGCAGCCCCGGAGCTTGCGGGGGGGGACGAACCTATCCCCGCGCCATGTCCACGAAGCGCGAGTAGTGCAGCTGGTGGGCGACGGTGATGGTGGCAGTGGGACCGCCGCGGTGCTTGCCGAGGATGATGTCGGCCTCGCCGCCGCGCGGGTCGTCCCGCTCGAAGGCGTCGGGGCGGTGCAGCAGCATGACCATGTCGGCGTCCTGCTCGAGCGAACCGGACTCGCGGAGGTCGGAGACCTGGGGACGCTTGTCGGTGCGCTGCTCGGGACCACGGTTGAGCTGACAGATCGCGATCACCGGAACCTCGAGTTCCTTCGCGAGCAGCTTGAGGCTTCGCGAGAATTCCGAGACTTCCTGCTGGCGGGACTCGACCTTCTTGCCCGACGACATCAGCTGCAGGTAGTCGATGACGATCAGCCGAATGTTGTGCTTCTGCTTGAGCCGGCGCGCCTTCGCGCGGATCTCCATCATGGTCAGGTTGGGGGAGTCGTCGATGAACATCGGCGCCTCGCTGATCTCACTCATCCGCCGCGCCAGACGCGTCCAGTCGTCGTCGGACATCTTGCCCGAGCGCATGTCCGAGAGCTTGATCTTCGCCTCCGCCGACAGCAGACGCATGACGATCTCGGTCTTGCTCATTTCCAGCGAGAAGATGACGCTCGCCATGCCGTGCTTGATGGAGCACGACCGCATGAAGTCCATCCCGATGGTCGACTTACCCACGCCGGGGCGCGCCGCGACGATGATCATCTGGCCGGCGTGGAGCCCGTTGGTGATCTCGTCGAGTTCACTGAATCCGGTGGGCACGCCGAGTGAGATTCCACCGCGGCTGGCGATGGAGTCGATCTCGTCCATCGTGGGCTGCAGCAGCTCCTCGAGGGGCAGGAAGTCCTCGGTGGTGCGGCGCTCGGTGACCTCGAAGATCTCGGCCTGCGCCCGGTCGACCACCTCGGCGACGTCCTGGCCGTCGGAACCGGCGTAGCCGTACTGCACGATCCGGGTACCGGCATCCACGAGACGCCGCAGGATCGACTTCTCGGCGACGATCTCGGCGTAGTAGGCGGCGTTGGCCGCGGTAGGCACCGTCTGGGTCAACGTCACCAGGTAGGGGGCCCCGCCGATGCGACGCAGTTCGCCGCGACGATCGAGTTCCGCGGAGACCGTGACCGGGTCGGCCGGCTCACCCCGGCTGTAGAGATCGAGGATCGCGTCGTACACCGACTGGTGGGCGGGGCGGTAGAAGTCGCCGGGGCGCAGCACCTCGAGGACGTCGGCGATGGCGTCCTTGCTCAGCAGCATGCCGCCGAGCACCGACTGCTCGGCCACCATGTCGTGCGGAGGCTGCCGTCCGAACTCCTCGCTGGGCTCCTCCGGGGGTCCCGGGTACTCGGAATGCCCACGATCATCTACAACCGCCACGCGACCGCCTTCCCCGCGACCAACTTCGACCCGTCCCGCACCGCCTCGACGGCGGCCGGGACGGCGCCTCTCACCACTGTTGTACCCGCGCACCCCGACAAATCCGGGCCGCCTCGCGGGCGACTCGAGAGACACGCTCGCGACGACGTTAGGGGTCGGGGAGCAGTCCACCAAACCCGCCTGTGTACACAGTTGTGGATGAACTGGGGACGCTGCACCCACACCTTGTTAACCGGTTGGGGAGTACTGGGGATAACCTGGGGACAGACCAATATCACACTGAACAATTTGCAGGTAGAGGGCGGTTTTCGTTTTCACAACCCTGTGGATTGCGCGCTGCGCGGCGTGTCGGCCAAGTTGACAAGCCGGGCGTGTTGGGTAAACAAACGTCCAACCTCGGTATGGCCCAGCACACAGAAACGGCACCGGGTGGCGAATCTATCCACAGGACTTCCCCAGGCATGCGAAAGGCCCCGCGGACGCAGTGTCCACGGGGCCCTCCATAGAACGGGTCGACTACGCGGCGACGACGTTCAGGTTGAACTTGGCGGCAACCTCGGGGTGCAGGTTGACCACGATCTGGTGCTTGCCGGTGCTCTTGATGTGAGCCTTCGGCAGCTCCAGGCTGCGCTTGTCGACGACCGGGCCGCCGGCAGCCTTGAGGGCGCCTGCGACGTCGGCCGCGGTGACGGAGCCGAACAGCTTGCCCGAGTCACCGGCGGTCTTCACCGACAGCGACACGTCCTCGAGGCCCTCGATGGCAGCCTTGAGCTCCTTGGCGTGATCGAGACCACGGACCGCGCGCGCGTCCTGGGCGCGACGGATACCCTCGACCTGCTTCTGGGCACCGCGGGTGGCGACGATGGCCAGACCGCGGGGGAGCAGGAAGTTACGGCCGTAGCCGTCCTTGACCTCAACGGTGTCGCCAGGCGCACCGAGGTTGTCCACGTCAGCGGTGAGAATCAGCTTCATGTCGTCCCTCCCTTTCCTAGCGGGCCGTCGAGACGTAAGGCAGCAGGGCCACCTCACGCGAGTTCTTGACGGCAACCGCGATGTCCCGCTGGTGCTGGACGCAGTTGCCGGTGACACGGCGAGCGCGGATCTTGCCGCGATCGCTGACGTACTTACGCAGCAGCGTCGTGTCCTTGTAGTCGATCTGCGTGTTCTTTTCCTTGCAGAACGTGCAGACCTTCTTCTTCATAACCTTGTCGCGCAGCGGCGGCTTCGGCATGTCTATCTCCGTTTTCTGGATGCTGTCGATCGGTTACGGATCAGAACGGCGGTTCGTCGTCCGAGCCCTGGGAGCCTCCGAAGGAGCCCGCCTGCGGCGCGCTACCCCACGGATCGTCTCCGCCTTGGCTGAAGTTGTTGGACGCCGGGCGTCCGCCGCCGGATCCGCCGGAGGAGCCACCGAAGCCGCCTCCGCCACCACCACGGTTGGCCTTGTTGACCTTGGCCGTGGCGTAACGGAGCGAGGGGCCGATCTCGTCGACCTCGAGCTCGACGACAGTGCGCTTCTCACCTTCGCGAGTTTCGTAGGAGCGCTGCTTGAGCCGGCCGCTCACGATCACTCGCGAGCCGCGGGTCAAGCTCTCCGCCACGTTCTCCGCCGCCTCGCGCCAGATGTTGCAGCGCAAGAACAGCGCCTCGCCGTCTTTCCATTCGTTGGTCTGACGGTCGAAGGTGCGGGGGGTGGACGCGACCGTGAAGTTCGCGACCGCTGCACCCGCGGGGGTGAAACGAAGCTCGGGGTCAGCCGTCAGGTTTCCGATGACGGTGATGACGGTGTCGCCTGCCATGTGGTTCCTCCTGCTGTGTGTGGAGTTCCTGTTGTTCGAGAGCCTAGGTGCCGGCTCGGACAAGTAGCCGTCCGAGCACCTCGGCCCGAATCACACGGAAATCACTTGCCGTGGCGCAGGACCTTGGTACGAAGCACCGACTCGTTCAGCCCCAGCTGACGGTCGAGCTCGTTGACGGTGGCCGGCTCGGCCGTAAGGTCGATGACCGCGTAGATGCCTTCGGCGTTCTTGGCGATCTCGTACGCGAGACGACGCTTACCCCACACGTCGACCTTGTCGACACTGCCGCCATCCTTACGGACGACGTTGAGGAACGTATCCAGCGACGGGGCGACAGTGCGCTCGTCCAGGCTGGGGTCGAGAATGACCATCAGTTCGTAATGACGCATAAGACCTCATCACCTCCTATGGACTGTGAAACGGCCACGGACTGTCCGTGGCAGGAGGGTCGTTGCGTCAGCAACCTTTGCAGGGTACACGAGGCCCCTGTGACCTGCGAAATTGGCCTTCCGCCCGCCGCACGCCGGAACTCGGCCACCCCACACGACCCGCCGATCGCCCTACGCTGGACGGCATGCGGACGGAGGCGAGAGTCCGGGCCGGAACCATGGCCGCGGTCGTCACGGCCTGCCTGTTCGCCCTCGTCGTTGCCTACCTCGGCAAGGCCCGCTGCGCGGGCCCGCCCTTCGCCCCCGACGGCCGCAGCCTGATTTTCGACCGGATCAAGGACAGCGACGTCTGCTACTCCGACATCCAGCTGCTCTGGCTGGGCCGCGGCCTCGACCTGCACCTCCCGCCGTATTCGGGCGGTATCACCCCGGCCGGGCTGCTGGTGCCCGGCACCGTCGAGTACCCGGTGCTGAGCGGGTCGTTGATGTGGCTCGGTGCGCTGGGTGCTCACACCGACGCCACGTTCCTGCTCCACTCGGCGCTGCTGCTGGCGCCGTTCGGTCTGCTCACCGCGTGGCTGCTCGGCCGGCTCGCGGGGCGGGCCGCGCTGCTGTGGGCCGCGTCCCCGCCGCTGCTGCTGTACGCGTTCCACAATTGGGAACTGCCCGTCGTCGCGGTGGCGGTGGCCGCGATCGCCGTCGTGACGTCCCGGCGATGGTCGGTGCGCACCCGGGGGGTGCTCGCGGCCGTGCTGCTGGGCATCGGTTTCTGCCTCAAGCTCTATCCGGGCCTGTTCGTGTTGCCGCTGGCGCTGTTCGTCCTGACCGCCGGGGGAGTCCGGGACCGCCGCGACGTCCGGGGCGCGCTCGCCGTGCTGGGGTCCGCCGCGGCGACGGTCGTCGCGATCAACGTGCCGTTCGCGGTGGCCGATGCCGCCGGTTGGCGCGCGTCGTTCACGTTCCAGCAACAGCGGCAGGCGGACATCACCAGCAACAGCATCTGGTACTGGGGTCTGCGCCCGCTGATGGGCGGCGGCATCCGCGGCTCGGACGCGTACCACCAAGTGGTGGGTGTCGTCTCGCCGATGCTGCTGTGCGCGGCCCTCGGGCTGGCCCTGTGGTGGGGATGGAAGGAATTCGAACGCCGCGACGTCTACCCGTGGATCGGCGTCAGCGGCGCGATGCTGTGCGCATTCATGTTGCTGCACAAGGTTCATTCACCGCAGTACACGCTGTGGCTGCTGCCGTTCCTGGTGCTGCAGCGCGTGCCGTGGGGTCTCGTCGGCGCGTATCTGGCCGCCGATCTCGCCGTGGGGATCGGGATCTTCCGATGGTTCGACGCGCTCACCCGATCCGGTGACACCACCACCGAACTCGTCGTCCGGCTCGGTGTGTGGAGCCAGGCGGCGCTGCTGCTGGTGTTCTTCTGCCTGCTGGTGCGGGCGCCGCTGCGACGAGCTCCGGCACCGCCGCTCCCGCCGAAGGTAACTGTGCCCGGCCGGGCGAGCGACGCCCACACGCGCGACCTCTATGCTGCGGCCGGAACCGTCCGCCGGCCCGAACCAGGACCCCTCGAATGACCACACTCCCGCCGCCGCACGGCACTGCACGACGTCTCGCCGCCCCGATCGCGGTGCTGGCCGCGGCGGCCGCGACGTGCGGATTTGTCGCCTGGGCCGACCCGACGACCCCCGGCGGCGTGCTTCCGGCCTGCCCCACGAAGGCGCTGCTGGGCATCGACTGCCCGGGGTGCGGCGGCACCCGCATGCTGTATGCGCTCGTCCACCTCGACATCCCGAATGCGTTGCGTTACAACGCAGTCGGGGTAGCGGCACTGGTGGTGGCCGTCGCGGCGTACGGGGTGTGGGCGTGGGGACGTCTGCGCGCACGCCCGGTCCGGACGGGTCGGCGGCCGCGCTGGGCACCTCCGGCCGTGCTCGTCGTGCTGGCCGTGTGGTTCGTGGTCCGCAACATCCCGGTGGAGCCGTTCACGGCGTTACGGATCTGACACGCTGCCCGCGGTCCGGGACACCGGCTCCGGCACCCGCGGACGCAACGACGCCGGCAACCACCGCGGTGGGGCGTCCTCGGCCTGGTCGAGGACGCCGCCGACGGGGTCGTCGATGAAGCCGAACCGCACCAGGTCCTCCGACGGCCGGTAGATCTGCCGCAGCACCAGCACGCAGAGCGCGACGACGGCGACGTCCCGCAGCACGACGGCGCCGGTGAACCACTGTTCGGGCAGTCCCTTGTTCGCGACCCCCAGGTAGTACATCATCCTCGGCACCCACACCAGCGCGTCGATCGTCATCCACGCCAACAGGATCCGGCGGTGGGGGAGGGCCAGCACGGCGAGCGGCACCAGCCACAGCGAGTACTGCGGGCTCCACACCTTGTTGGTGAGCAGGAACCCCGCGACCAGCAGGAAGCACAGTTGCGCCACCCGCGGACGGCGCTGCGCGGTCAGGGCGACGTACGCGATTCCGGCGCACACGGCGACGAAGGCGAGCAGCGACACGGCGTTGAGCACGCTCGGGGACTCGCCGGGCGCGAGCGGGCCGTCGAATCCCGTCCAGCCGGTGAACGACGAGATCACGTTGTAGACCGAGTCGGGGTCGGCACCCCGCTCGGAGTTGAGCCGGAAGAACTCCGCCCAGCCACGCGGGAACAGCAGCGCGATGGGCAGATTCACCACCGCCCACGCCGCCGCGGCAGCTCCCGCCGTGCGCCAGAAGTCCCGCATCCGGCCCGCCCGCAGGCACAGCACCAGCAGGGGACCGAGCAGCATCAGCGGGTACAGCTTCGCGGCCCCGCCGAGCCCCAGCAGCACCCCGGCCAGCACGGGACGTCTACGCGCCCACGCCAGCAGTCCGCCGGACGCGAAGGCGGTCGCGAGCAGATCGAAGTTGGTGAAGGCGTGCACGATCACCAGCGGTGAGCACGCGACGAGGGCGGCGTCCCACACCCGCCGGCCGGCCAGCAGCGCACTGGCCCACACCGTCACCAGCCACGCCACCGCCAACCCGAGCGCGACGACGTTGAAGTAGATCACCACCTGCAGACCGCCGGGCAGCCACGGCGTTCCGTGCCAGGCCTTCGCGACGATCATCGAGCCGTACTGGTACAGCCCGGACAGCACCGGGTACTCCATGTACCGGCGCTGGAGCGACCCGTCCGCCAGCGGCTCCTCCCACCACTTCTTGTACGGGAAGGCGCCCTCGTCGAGGTGTTCGGCGCCGTACAGCGGGACGGTGTCCGAATAGCACATCGCCACGTACTGGCGGTTGCCGCTCCAGTCCAGTCCCAGCGCGCCGTCGGCGCCCACGGGCCCCTGCTGGATGCAGCCCGCCTTGGTGAACCAGCCCAGGGACAGGAACACGATCGCCAGCAACAGGATCACCCGCACGGGGGTGAAGAAACGGGTGCGGCCGATCAGCGCGTGGCGGCCGACGGGCCCGCCGATCGTCGCCGACAACCGGGACGTGAGCGGATCGGTGTGACCGGGCACGTCCCGCCAGTCCGCAGAACGCCGATCGGCGGCGAGTGGTGCCGGGGACACCAACTCGCCGCCGTCTCGGGTTTCCGTACCACCCGTTGTGCTTTCCGCCACTCCGCGAGGCTACCGGGAGCGGTCAGCCGGCGGGCTGCGGGACGGGTCGTTGCTGTCCGCGCGGCACCGCCCCGCCGCCGGCGGCGGGATCCTGTTCCTGCTCCTCCGGCGTCGACTCACTCGGCGCCTCGGTCCGGGTCGGCTCGGTGGTCCGGCCGGGCGCCAGACCCGGAATCGGGATCGTCACGCCCGGCAGGATCTCGACGTTGCTCGTGGTGATCTCGAGCGGCGGCTGCGTGGTGGTCGTCGGCGCGGTGGTCGACGGCGCGGCCGTGGTCGTCTTCGGAGCCGCGGGCGCCGAGTACGACGGCACCCCGGCGACACCGCCGATCGGGTCCGGCGTCGGGAACTTCTCGACGTCGGTGCCGTCGAGCGCGCCGTCCATCGTGGCCTTCCAGATGTCCGACGGCAGACCCGATCCGTAGATCATGCCGCCCCAGCTGTTCTCCAGCGGCAGACCCTGCTCGGTGCCCACCCACACGGCCGTCGACAGCGACGGCGTGTAACCGACCATCCACGCGTCCTTGTTGGCGCCGGTGTCACCGAGCTGCGCGGTGCCGGTCTTGGACGCCGACGGGCGCCCGCCCGCCAGGCCGTGGCCCCGCGAGTACGAGGCGATCGGGATCATCGCGGCGGTGGTGTTGTCGGCGACCGCCGGGTCGAGGCGATCCTCCCCGGAGGGCGTGCCGCGGTCGAGCAGCACGGTGCCGTCGGAGGTGACGACCTTCTGCACGAAGTACGGCTCGTGGTAGACGCCCGATGCCGCGAGCGTGGCGTACGCCGAGGCCATGTCGAGCGGCCGCGACTGGTACTGGCCCAGCACGATGCCGTTGTTGGGTCCGTTGCCGTCCGGCTCGGTGAGCGACTTGCCCACGCCCGGGATCTCCTCGGGGATACCGGCCTTGTGTGCGATGTCGGCGATGGCCTGCGGACCGTTGTCCATCTGCAGCATCATCCGGTAGAAGCTGGTGTTCAGCGAGCGCTTGAGGGCCTCCGCGATGGTGCACGTGCCGCAGGATTCGCCCTCGACGTTGCCGATGGAGATGCCGTTGACGGTCAGCGGGGAGCTGTCGTACATCTGCGACAGCGGGATGCCCTGGTCCAGCGCGGCGGCGAGACCGAACACCTTGAACGACGAGCCGGTCTGGAGACCGGCCTGCGCGAAGTCGTAGCCGGCACCGTCGGCGCCTCCGTAGTACGCGCGGACCGCACCGGACTTCGGATCCACCGACACGACGGCGGTCCGCAGGTCGGGCGACTCGCCCTCCATGTAGGTGTCGACGGCATCGATGGCCGACTTCTGTGCCTGCGGGTCGATCGTCGTGGTGATCTGCAGGCCCTCGGTGTTGAGGTCCTGCTCGCTGATGCCCGACGCCGACAGCTCCTGCAGCACCTGCTGCTTGATCAGCCCCTCGGGGCCGCTGCCGCCGCTGCCGTTGTCCACCTCGGCCGACGGGATGGCCTGCGGGAACTGGGCGGCGGCGCGATCCGCGGCGCTGAGAGTGCCGCTGTCGACCATGCCGTCGAGGACGTAGTTCCAGCGCGACTGGGCGCCGGTCGGATTGAACTCCGGATCGAGCCCGGACGGCTGCTGGATGATCGCGGCCAGCATGGCGCCCTCGGCGACCGACAGCTCCTCGACCGGCTTACCGAAGTACGCCTGGGACGCGGCCGCGATTCCGTAGGCGCCGCGACCGAAGTAGATCGTGTTGAGGTACGCGGCCAGGATCTCGTCCTTGGACCACTGCTTGGCCATCTTCGACGAGATGACCAGCTCCTTCATCTTGCGCGTGAGCGAGCGCTCGGACCCGACGAGCGCGTTCTTCACGTACTGCTGCGTGATGGTGGAACCACCGCCGGCGCTGTCGCGGCCGAGCACGTTGTCCCGCGCCGCGCGCGCGAAGCCGGTCACCGAGAAGCCCGGGTTGGAGTAGAAGTCCCGGTCCTCGGCCGCGAGCACCGCGTTCCGGACGTGGACGGGAATCTGGTCGATGGTGACCTCGGTGCGGTTGCCCTCCGGGGGCACGATGCGCGCGATCTCGGTCGACCCGTCCGAAGCGAGGACCGTCGCGACCTGATTGGTCTTCATGTCGCCGGGCCGCGGAACGTCCGCGAAGACATACGCGACCATGAACGCCAGAATCGGCACGACCAGACCCACCGCAACCACCGCGTACGCCGTGCGGCGCGCGATCTTCCACCGGTTGGAGGACGTCTTCTTCGGCGGCTTCGGCGGCTCGCCACCCGAACCGCCACCGGACTTGCGAGCGGTGGGCGGCGGGCCCACCGGCGGACGGCCGCCGGGGCCACGGCCCCCACCCTGCGCCGGACGCGGGCCCCCCTGCGCGGGACGGCCACCCTGCGGCGGACGCCCACCCTGACCCTGCCGCGGGCCGGGACGGCCGGCGGGCGGCGGACCCGGGTTGCGGCGCGGAGCCGGGCCGCCCGGTCCGCTCACAGGACGGCCGGGCTGCTGCCCGGCCGGTCGTCCACTGTGTTGTGGCCCGTTGGGGCGGCGCGGTCCGGAAGGCCGGCCACCCTGCGGGTTCTTGGGGGAACTCACGTACGAATCTCCAGTAGTCCGGTGACTGTGGGCAGTCCTCGATTGCGTCGGGCGGTGGGCACAGCTGTCGGCTTCCTACTCACTGGCGGTACGCCGGCGGGGCGAGCGGGACGAGGAGGACCTCGGCCGCTTCGGCGCCGGGACCGCACCGAGAACGTAGGACTGGACCAGATGGTTCCAGCTGCATGTGCGGCACACCTCGACCACGTGCACCGAGAATTCCTCCTCGGTGGCGGCCAACCGAACCAGCTCCTCGGGTGTCCGGGCCGAACCCGACACGGGGCCCAGCTTGTCGCCGAACACCCAGGACACGAGGGTCAGTTCTTCCTTGCGGCAGATCGGGCACTTGACCGAACTGCCACGGCCGTGGAACTTGGCCGCGCGCAGGAGGTAAGGGCTCGCGTCGCAGACTTCACTGACGCCGGTCCGCCCCGAGTAGACCTCGGCGAGCAGAGACCGGCGCTGCAGCGCGTAGTCCACGACCTGCCGCTGTATCCGCACGGAGACCAGAGTACGTGCGCCCGCCGACCACAGGGTGGAGCGGGAGTAGCCGCACGTGGGGACCGACACAAGGCCTTGACATGCCTCCCGCGCGGTGCCGAGCAGGATGCGCCCCGCACCGGAAGGTTTCCTAGGATCACTCGGGTGCCTCCCCAGCCGAACGCCACCACCCGCGCACGGGACATCGACCGTGCCCAGACGTGCGGCCTGCTCGACGCCGGATACAGCGAGGGGCAGCTCGACCCCACCGAATACCAGACCCGCACCTCCGCCGCCATGAAGGCCAAGACGCTGGGCGAACTGCGCGGCCTCGTCGCGGACCTGCAGATTCCCGATCACCTTCTGGAAGCCATCCGCCCGCCGGCCCAGTCCGCAGGCCACCGTCCGGCGCTGCGTCGCCTCGCCGCGGTCGCTGCCGCGGCGCTCGTGGTCGTCGGCGGCATCGTCTACGTCACCACCCGCGGGGACGACGGGGGATCCGAGGGGGGCGATGTCGTCGCGGTGCCGCAGGCACCGGTGCCGCTGCCGATTACGTCGGGGGAACCGGCCGCGATCACGGTCACGCCGCTCGACACCCTCACAGCCGACGGCATCGCGGAGTTCCTGCGGCAATTCGAAGTCAAGTTCGGCGACCGAAGCGTCGACGAGCTCAACCTCTATCGGCACTTCGCCGATTTCGCCCGAGGACTGCCGGACCAGCCGCACCTCGCCCAGAAGTGGCGATACCAAGGCGGATTCAAGCCGTCGGGATCGCCGTCCAATCGTGCCTCCGATACAACGCCGCTCGACCTCGCCGACCTCGATGTCGGCGAGTTGCTCGGTCGGGCGCCCGCGCTACTGAACGTCCCGGCGGGCTCCGTCGACCACATTGTGGTGCGACCTGAGCCGATCACCGCCGTTCCCCAGGTCCTGGTCTACGTGGAGGACAGCGCCAAACGCTCCGGGCACCTGTACGCGACGCTCGGCGGTGAGGTCACCGAGGCCGTTCCGTTCGAGGGGGCCTGAGGTGACGAACGTGCGGGGAACGACCGTCGACTCGATGCGCCTGCGCGCCCGTGACAGCGACCGGCAGGTGGTGTGCGGCGTCCTCGACGACGCCTTCGGGAA is part of the Rhodococcus sp. SGAir0479 genome and encodes:
- a CDS encoding glycosyltransferase family 87 protein, producing the protein MAESTTGGTETRDGGELVSPAPLAADRRSADWRDVPGHTDPLTSRLSATIGGPVGRHALIGRTRFFTPVRVILLLAIVFLSLGWFTKAGCIQQGPVGADGALGLDWSGNRQYVAMCYSDTVPLYGAEHLDEGAFPYKKWWEEPLADGSLQRRYMEYPVLSGLYQYGSMIVAKAWHGTPWLPGGLQVVIYFNVVALGLAVAWLVTVWASALLAGRRVWDAALVACSPLVIVHAFTNFDLLATAFASGGLLAWARRRPVLAGVLLGLGGAAKLYPLMLLGPLLVLCLRAGRMRDFWRTAGAAAAAWAVVNLPIALLFPRGWAEFFRLNSERGADPDSVYNVISSFTGWTGFDGPLAPGESPSVLNAVSLLAFVAVCAGIAYVALTAQRRPRVAQLCFLLVAGFLLTNKVWSPQYSLWLVPLAVLALPHRRILLAWMTIDALVWVPRMMYYLGVANKGLPEQWFTGAVVLRDVAVVALCVLVLRQIYRPSEDLVRFGFIDDPVGGVLDQAEDAPPRWLPASLRPRVPEPVSRTAGSVSDP
- a CDS encoding transglycosylase domain-containing protein — encoded protein: MVAVGLVVPILAFMVAYVFADVPRPGDMKTNQVATVLASDGSTEIARIVPPEGNRTEVTIDQIPVHVRNAVLAAEDRDFYSNPGFSVTGFARAARDNVLGRDSAGGGSTITQQYVKNALVGSERSLTRKMKELVISSKMAKQWSKDEILAAYLNTIYFGRGAYGIAAASQAYFGKPVEELSVAEGAMLAAIIQQPSGLDPEFNPTGAQSRWNYVLDGMVDSGTLSAADRAAAQFPQAIPSAEVDNGSGGSGPEGLIKQQVLQELSASGISEQDLNTEGLQITTTIDPQAQKSAIDAVDTYMEGESPDLRTAVVSVDPKSGAVRAYYGGADGAGYDFAQAGLQTGSSFKVFGLAAALDQGIPLSQMYDSSPLTVNGISIGNVEGESCGTCTIAEALKRSLNTSFYRMMLQMDNGPQAIADIAHKAGIPEEIPGVGKSLTEPDGNGPNNGIVLGQYQSRPLDMASAYATLAASGVYHEPYFVQKVVTSDGTVLLDRGTPSGEDRLDPAVADNTTAAMIPIASYSRGHGLAGGRPSASKTGTAQLGDTGANKDAWMVGYTPSLSTAVWVGTEQGLPLENSWGGMIYGSGLPSDIWKATMDGALDGTDVEKFPTPDPIGGVAGVPSYSAPAAPKTTTAAPSTTAPTTTTQPPLEITTSNVEILPGVTIPIPGLAPGRTTEPTRTEAPSESTPEEQEQDPAAGGGAVPRGQQRPVPQPAG
- a CDS encoding DUF5318 family protein — protein: MDYALQRRSLLAEVYSGRTGVSEVCDASPYLLRAAKFHGRGSSVKCPICRKEELTLVSWVFGDKLGPVSGSARTPEELVRLAATEEEFSVHVVEVCRTCSWNHLVQSYVLGAVPAPKRPRSSSSRSPRRRTASE
- a CDS encoding DUF1707 SHOCT-like domain-containing protein, which translates into the protein MPPQPNATTRARDIDRAQTCGLLDAGYSEGQLDPTEYQTRTSAAMKAKTLGELRGLVADLQIPDHLLEAIRPPAQSAGHRPALRRLAAVAAAALVVVGGIVYVTTRGDDGGSEGGDVVAVPQAPVPLPITSGEPAAITVTPLDTLTADGIAEFLRQFEVKFGDRSVDELNLYRHFADFARGLPDQPHLAQKWRYQGGFKPSGSPSNRASDTTPLDLADLDVGELLGRAPALLNVPAGSVDHIVVRPEPITAVPQVLVYVEDSAKRSGHLYATLGGEVTEAVPFEGA